From Solidesulfovibrio carbinoliphilus subsp. oakridgensis, the proteins below share one genomic window:
- a CDS encoding heavy metal translocating P-type ATPase yields the protein MTHCEIVHDIAGRIRLRFASAADYAAKAAALASAVSALPGVGEVTTSPRTRGMLIRYDGEPVRLAILAITQNGVSPFAGRPKPRLADIVAGRTVLAEAGRAAKALKIAADPRARAAAKLSTHLPATAPDDPPATTPGAAFLREAGLFVLRRFLPAPLRPLFLLRRVLPYLRRGASALLRGKVNVEVLDAMAIGVSIARRDFRAAAGIAILLGLGEMLESYTRKRSRESLAETLSASFDAVWVRRGGEAVRIPAAEVVPGDLAIVDMGTAIPVDGVVAEGEALVNQASMTGEPLPAHKRVGHTVFAGTVVEEGGLVIRVERAGGETRIQKMVAVIEESENYKAKAQDLAERFADALVPWTLLGSLGVFLLTRNPRLASAVLLVDFSCAIKLSAPLAVLAAMREAAAGGVLVKGGKFLEGVASADTFVFDKTGTLTRARPKVAAVLPLNGHSRYDVLKLAACLEEHFPHPVARAVVRLAEEEGVVHREFHAEVDYILAHGLSSMVGAERVRLGSRHFINEDEGIDVAEADAVLAAKGLSGLSALYLAIDDAVAGVLAIEDPLVPEAPRVLGELAARGVTRMVMLTGDAPEPAAIAARRLGITEFHAQVLPEDKTRIVRELRAAGHVVAMVGDGINDSPALSAANVGIAPRHGADIAKAAADILLAEGRLESVVGLRDIASGLMDRLRANFRTICLVNSAILGLGLMGRFTPGVSALAHNLATVGVALSSLRPYLPKPLPSGDNPHDSQLH from the coding sequence ATGACGCACTGCGAAATCGTCCACGACATCGCGGGCCGCATCCGCCTGCGCTTTGCTTCGGCCGCGGACTACGCGGCCAAGGCTGCGGCGCTCGCCTCGGCCGTGTCCGCCCTGCCCGGTGTGGGCGAGGTCACGACCTCGCCCCGCACCCGGGGGATGCTCATCCGCTACGACGGAGAGCCTGTCCGGCTGGCCATCCTGGCCATCACCCAAAACGGCGTGTCCCCGTTCGCCGGCCGGCCCAAACCCCGGCTCGCCGACATCGTCGCGGGGAGGACCGTCCTGGCCGAAGCCGGCCGCGCCGCCAAGGCCCTCAAAATCGCGGCCGATCCCAGGGCCCGGGCCGCAGCCAAGCTGTCGACGCACCTGCCGGCCACGGCCCCGGACGACCCGCCGGCCACCACGCCGGGAGCCGCCTTCCTGCGCGAGGCCGGCCTTTTCGTCCTGCGCCGGTTCCTGCCGGCGCCGCTTAGGCCGCTCTTTCTCCTGCGCCGGGTCCTGCCGTACCTGCGGCGCGGGGCCTCGGCCCTTCTGCGCGGCAAGGTCAACGTGGAGGTCCTCGACGCCATGGCCATCGGCGTGTCCATCGCCCGCCGCGACTTTCGGGCCGCAGCCGGCATCGCCATCCTGCTCGGCCTCGGCGAGATGCTCGAAAGCTACACCCGCAAGCGGTCGCGCGAGTCCCTGGCCGAGACCCTGTCCGCCTCCTTCGACGCGGTCTGGGTCCGGCGGGGCGGCGAGGCCGTACGCATCCCGGCCGCAGAAGTCGTGCCGGGCGATCTGGCCATCGTGGACATGGGCACCGCCATTCCGGTCGACGGCGTGGTGGCCGAGGGCGAGGCCCTCGTCAACCAGGCCTCCATGACCGGCGAGCCCCTGCCCGCCCACAAGCGGGTCGGGCACACGGTCTTCGCCGGCACGGTGGTCGAGGAAGGCGGGCTTGTGATCCGGGTGGAGCGGGCCGGCGGCGAGACCCGCATCCAGAAGATGGTGGCCGTGATCGAGGAATCGGAAAACTACAAGGCCAAGGCGCAGGACCTGGCCGAGCGGTTCGCCGACGCCCTCGTGCCCTGGACGCTGCTCGGTTCGCTCGGCGTCTTTCTCCTCACCCGCAACCCGAGGCTGGCCTCGGCCGTGCTGCTGGTCGATTTTTCCTGCGCCATCAAGCTCTCCGCGCCGCTGGCGGTCCTTGCCGCCATGCGCGAGGCCGCGGCCGGCGGCGTACTGGTCAAGGGCGGCAAGTTCCTGGAAGGCGTGGCCTCGGCCGACACCTTCGTCTTCGACAAGACCGGCACCCTGACCAGGGCCCGGCCCAAGGTCGCGGCCGTGCTGCCCCTTAACGGCCACTCCCGTTACGACGTGCTCAAGCTCGCCGCCTGCCTGGAGGAGCACTTCCCCCACCCCGTGGCCCGGGCGGTCGTCCGGCTGGCCGAGGAGGAAGGGGTCGTCCACCGGGAGTTCCACGCCGAGGTGGACTACATCCTGGCCCACGGCCTGTCCTCCATGGTCGGCGCCGAGCGGGTGCGCCTGGGGAGCCGCCACTTCATCAACGAGGACGAGGGCATCGACGTGGCCGAGGCCGACGCCGTGCTCGCGGCCAAGGGCCTCTCCGGCCTCTCCGCCCTCTATCTGGCCATCGACGACGCCGTGGCCGGGGTGCTCGCCATCGAGGACCCCCTCGTGCCCGAGGCGCCGCGCGTTCTTGGCGAACTCGCCGCCCGGGGCGTCACCCGGATGGTCATGCTGACCGGCGACGCCCCGGAGCCGGCCGCCATCGCGGCCAGACGCCTTGGCATCACCGAGTTCCACGCCCAGGTCCTGCCCGAGGACAAGACCCGGATCGTGCGCGAGCTGCGCGCCGCCGGCCACGTGGTGGCCATGGTCGGCGACGGCATAAACGACTCCCCGGCCCTGTCCGCAGCCAATGTCGGCATCGCCCCGCGCCACGGCGCGGACATCGCCAAGGCCGCCGCCGACATCCTCCTCGCCGAGGGCCGGCTCGAAAGCGTGGTTGGCCTTCGCGACATCGCCTCCGGGCTCATGGACCGGCTGCGCGCCAATTTCCGCACCATCTGCCTGGTCAATTCCGCCATCCTCGGCCTTGGCCTCATGGGCCGGTTCACCCCGGGCGTCTCGGCCCTGGCCCACAACCTGGCGACCGTGGGCGTGGCCCTTTCCAGCCTGCGGCCCTATCTGCCCAAACCCCTTCCCAGCGGAGACAATCCCCATGATAGCCAGCTGCATTGA
- a CDS encoding cytochrome ubiquinol oxidase subunit I: MDVLMLSRLQFAFATFIHFIFVPLTLGLSIIVAVMETLYVRSGDATYKRMAKFWGKLFLINFALGVVTGITLEFQFGTNWSRYSAFVGDIFGSLLAIEATAAFFLESTMVGVWVFGWEKLSPKLHATAIWLVAFAANLSALWIILANGFMQHPVGYVIQNGRAELSSFIEVVTNGYGWNAFMHTVTGAWALAGFFVVGISAWHLLRKHHVDFFTKSFRVGASFALVFSLLVAVVGHRQGNIVAEVQPTKLAAMESHWDTEKGAPMYLLAIPDPANERNSVQFGRIPAILSLMAFNDPSAVVQGLKDFPKEDRPPVTLTFASFRLMVGLGTLMILMGVLAFIARHQPVESTPKLLRAFVWTIPLPYLALQAGWAVAEVGRQPWIVYGIMRTRDAVSPLATSQVAVSLAAFFVVYILLAALDIYLLAKYARQEPA; encoded by the coding sequence ATGGACGTATTGATGCTTTCCCGGTTGCAGTTCGCCTTTGCGACGTTCATCCACTTCATCTTTGTCCCGCTCACGCTCGGGCTCTCCATCATCGTGGCGGTGATGGAAACGCTCTACGTGCGAAGCGGCGACGCGACCTACAAACGGATGGCCAAGTTCTGGGGCAAACTTTTTCTGATCAACTTCGCCCTGGGCGTCGTGACCGGCATCACCCTGGAGTTCCAGTTCGGCACCAACTGGTCGCGCTATTCGGCCTTTGTCGGAGACATCTTCGGCTCGCTTCTGGCCATCGAGGCCACGGCCGCCTTTTTCCTGGAATCCACCATGGTCGGCGTCTGGGTCTTCGGCTGGGAAAAGCTCTCGCCCAAGCTCCACGCCACGGCCATCTGGCTGGTGGCCTTCGCCGCCAACCTCTCGGCCCTGTGGATCATCCTGGCCAACGGCTTCATGCAGCACCCGGTCGGTTACGTGATCCAGAACGGCCGGGCGGAACTGAGCAGCTTCATCGAGGTCGTGACCAACGGCTACGGCTGGAACGCCTTCATGCACACCGTGACCGGCGCCTGGGCCCTGGCCGGCTTTTTCGTGGTCGGCATCTCGGCCTGGCACCTGCTGCGCAAGCACCACGTCGACTTTTTCACCAAGTCCTTCCGCGTCGGCGCGTCCTTCGCCCTGGTCTTCTCCCTGCTCGTGGCCGTGGTCGGGCACCGGCAAGGCAACATCGTGGCCGAGGTCCAGCCGACCAAGCTCGCGGCCATGGAGTCCCACTGGGACACCGAAAAGGGCGCGCCCATGTACCTGCTGGCCATCCCCGATCCGGCGAACGAGCGCAACAGCGTCCAGTTCGGCCGCATCCCGGCCATTTTGAGCCTCATGGCCTTCAACGACCCCTCGGCCGTGGTGCAGGGGCTCAAGGATTTCCCCAAGGAAGACCGCCCGCCCGTCACCCTGACCTTCGCCTCCTTCCGGCTCATGGTCGGCCTTGGCACGCTGATGATCCTCATGGGCGTCCTGGCCTTCATCGCCCGCCACCAGCCGGTGGAAAGCACGCCAAAGCTCCTTCGGGCCTTCGTCTGGACCATCCCGCTTCCCTACCTGGCCCTGCAGGCCGGCTGGGCCGTGGCCGAAGTCGGACGCCAGCCATGGATCGTCTACGGCATCATGCGGACCAGGGACGCGGTCTCGCCCTTGGCCACTTCCCAGGTGGCCGTCAGCCTGGCCGCCTTCTTCGTGGTCTACATCCTGCTCGCCGCCCTCGACATCTACCTGCTGGCCAAATACGCCCGCCAGGAACCGGCCTAG
- a CDS encoding BON domain-containing protein, with translation MKKTATWGVSALSVAALLWSPGAMAAKTIVVGPDDANLRVAQAAPPATMKTVPPSDADNSRQNQMSSHPGQMNADKQGNQKADTEITRQIREAVTDDKSLSTYAHNVKIITKNGKVFLKGPVRTAEERTNIGEKAAAVAGAENVTNSLTIAPKK, from the coding sequence ATGAAAAAGACAGCAACATGGGGAGTTTCCGCGCTCTCTGTCGCGGCGTTGCTCTGGAGTCCCGGCGCGATGGCCGCCAAGACCATTGTGGTCGGGCCGGATGATGCAAACCTGCGGGTGGCCCAAGCCGCGCCGCCGGCGACCATGAAAACCGTTCCGCCGAGTGACGCGGACAACAGCAGGCAAAACCAGATGAGTTCGCATCCCGGACAGATGAATGCGGACAAGCAAGGCAACCAGAAGGCGGATACGGAGATCACGCGTCAGATCCGCGAGGCGGTGACGGACGACAAATCCCTGTCCACCTACGCGCATAATGTCAAGATCATCACCAAAAACGGCAAGGTCTTCCTCAAGGGCCCGGTGCGGACCGCCGAGGAGCGGACCAATATCGGCGAAAAGGCCGCTGCCGTGGCCGGCGCCGAGAACGTGACCAACTCGCTTACGATCGCACCCAAGAAATAG
- the nudC gene encoding NAD(+) diphosphatase, producing the protein MPQPHEVHIPYNQAIIRHDFRPGTPDRDRAETPGFWLILREGGLVMRQNGHGPVLPRGPVPVPGPFAVPPVYVGEWQGSPLRAARLIPEASIPAPLALIPAGYRSPILDDRMLTLAGLARQVLHWRDRSRICPACGGLPREIPGNWGMRCPACNREYYPRLHPAVIVLITRGEEFLLVRKPEWPAGQFGLVAGYLEFAESLEECVAREVKEETNLALTDIRYLESQNWPFPSQIMAGFTARYAGGDLVLDRTELEDAAWFSADRLPPLLPPRSSIARRLLDRYAPGCETWRGRP; encoded by the coding sequence ATGCCCCAGCCGCACGAGGTCCATATTCCTTATAACCAAGCCATCATCCGCCATGATTTTCGCCCGGGCACACCGGACCGCGACCGGGCGGAAACGCCCGGCTTCTGGCTCATCCTTCGCGAAGGAGGATTGGTGATGCGGCAAAACGGCCACGGCCCGGTCCTGCCCCGCGGCCCGGTCCCGGTGCCCGGGCCCTTTGCCGTGCCCCCGGTCTACGTGGGGGAGTGGCAGGGAAGCCCGCTTCGCGCCGCAAGGCTCATTCCCGAGGCCTCCATCCCCGCCCCCCTGGCCCTGATCCCGGCCGGCTACCGGTCCCCGATCCTGGACGACCGGATGCTGACCCTGGCCGGACTGGCCCGACAGGTCCTCCACTGGCGAGACCGCAGCCGCATCTGTCCGGCCTGCGGCGGCCTGCCCCGCGAGATCCCCGGCAACTGGGGCATGCGCTGCCCGGCCTGCAACCGGGAGTACTATCCGCGCCTGCATCCGGCCGTCATCGTGCTCATCACCCGGGGCGAGGAGTTCCTGCTCGTGCGAAAGCCCGAGTGGCCGGCCGGCCAGTTCGGCTTGGTGGCCGGATACCTCGAATTCGCCGAATCCCTGGAAGAATGCGTGGCCCGGGAGGTCAAGGAAGAGACCAACCTCGCCCTCACGGATATCCGGTATCTCGAAAGCCAGAACTGGCCCTTCCCGAGCCAGATCATGGCCGGATTCACGGCCCGCTACGCCGGGGGCGACCTCGTCCTCGACCGGACCGAACTCGAGGACGCGGCCTGGTTTTCCGCCGACCGGCTGCCGCCGTTGCTGCCCCCCCGATCGAGCATCGCCCGGCGCCTCCTCGACCGCTACGCTCCGGGTTGCGAAACCTGGCGCGGCCGGCCCTAA
- a CDS encoding quinol:electron acceptor oxidoreductase subunit ActD, protein MHEDDKIAVYGLYASRLQAEEAVDALRAAGYRNSDISVVFPGELDGGQSVGHEKGTKSPEGAATGAGAGLVIGGALGWLAGIGMLAIPGVGPLIAAGPIMALLAGAGAGGALGGVAGALVGLGVPEYEAKRYEERVREGKILLSVHADNSDWRDKAKKIMESTGAQDISSKDEA, encoded by the coding sequence ATGCACGAGGACGATAAAATCGCGGTTTACGGATTGTATGCCAGCCGCCTTCAGGCCGAGGAGGCCGTGGATGCCCTGCGCGCCGCCGGCTACCGCAATTCCGACATCTCGGTGGTCTTCCCGGGCGAGCTCGACGGCGGCCAATCGGTCGGCCATGAAAAAGGCACCAAGTCTCCGGAAGGCGCAGCCACCGGCGCGGGCGCGGGCCTGGTCATCGGCGGGGCCCTGGGGTGGCTGGCCGGCATCGGCATGCTTGCCATCCCCGGCGTCGGTCCGCTGATCGCGGCCGGCCCCATCATGGCCCTGCTCGCCGGCGCCGGCGCCGGCGGCGCCCTTGGTGGCGTGGCCGGGGCCCTGGTCGGCCTCGGCGTGCCGGAATACGAGGCCAAACGGTATGAGGAACGGGTGCGGGAAGGCAAGATCCTCCTGTCCGTCCATGCCGACAACAGCGACTGGCGGGACAAGGCCAAAAAGATCATGGAGTCCACCGGGGCCCAGGACATCTCGAGCAAGGACGAAGCCTAG
- a CDS encoding HMA2 domain-containing protein has translation MIASCIEGRLRLRHPALTDATLLREVAEQVAALPGITGVEANPRTGSLLVTHDESIATADLVAMAEQYAASHAATGATVPAKPARDGKMANVAKIKRRTQKIGLATCMAGAVATGLADTKAAHLVFGLGLAGFAAWHLTMYRRRFLA, from the coding sequence ATGATAGCCAGCTGCATTGAAGGCCGCCTCCGGCTGCGCCACCCGGCCCTGACCGACGCCACCCTCCTTCGGGAGGTGGCCGAGCAAGTGGCCGCCCTGCCCGGCATCACCGGCGTCGAGGCCAATCCCCGCACCGGCAGCCTGCTTGTGACCCATGACGAGTCCATCGCCACGGCAGACCTCGTGGCCATGGCCGAGCAGTATGCCGCCAGCCACGCCGCAACCGGCGCGACTGTCCCGGCCAAGCCCGCCCGGGACGGAAAGATGGCCAACGTCGCCAAGATCAAGCGCCGCACCCAGAAGATCGGACTGGCCACCTGCATGGCCGGCGCCGTGGCCACGGGACTGGCCGACACCAAGGCCGCCCACCTGGTCTTCGGCCTGGGGCTGGCCGGCTTCGCCGCCTGGCATCTGACCATGTACCGCCGCCGGTTCCTGGCCTAG
- a CDS encoding RrF2 family transcriptional regulator, translating to MRLTRAGEYAIRCVLHLSMHRDRPVITRKEIAEAMDIPAQFLGKVAQHLARAGIIAIRQGAQGGYELVRRPEDITLLSLVEAIDGEIFLNDCISRPESCDRRKLCSVHRVWDKARSQLRETLGSTTLAALAETESKACAKRPDGP from the coding sequence ATGCGTCTGACCAGAGCCGGCGAATATGCCATCCGGTGCGTCCTGCACCTTTCCATGCACCGGGACCGCCCGGTCATCACCCGCAAGGAAATCGCCGAGGCCATGGACATCCCGGCCCAGTTCCTGGGCAAGGTGGCCCAGCACCTTGCCCGGGCCGGCATCATCGCCATCCGCCAGGGAGCCCAGGGCGGCTACGAGCTGGTGCGGCGGCCCGAGGACATCACCCTTCTGTCCCTGGTCGAAGCCATCGACGGCGAAATCTTCTTGAACGACTGCATCAGCCGGCCGGAGAGTTGCGACAGGCGCAAACTCTGCTCGGTGCACCGCGTCTGGGACAAGGCCAGAAGCCAGCTGCGCGAGACCCTTGGATCCACGACCCTGGCCGCACTGGCCGAAACCGAAAGCAAGGCCTGCGCCAAACGGCCCGACGGGCCGTGA
- a CDS encoding HD-GYP domain-containing protein yields the protein MLKSPLLDAAGLVGSLAARQAAPDQDAVMLLVHELATSLGKAIDAKDPHTLAHSEEVAEVSRVLAVGMGLGDKLAQAVHVAGHLHDIGKIGVPDAVLGKPGRLAPDEWERMKTHPAIGAEILAPLSCLAEIGVVGMVGAHHERFDGQGYPHGLRGQSIPLGARVIAVADSLSAMLQARPYRPAMTFEDADREIRRCAGTQFDPAVVEAFVAVREGLARLTRAFRRADDAA from the coding sequence ATGCTCAAAAGCCCTCTCCTCGACGCCGCCGGACTGGTCGGGTCTCTGGCGGCCCGGCAGGCCGCGCCGGACCAGGACGCAGTCATGCTGCTCGTCCACGAACTGGCCACGTCGCTCGGCAAGGCCATCGACGCCAAGGACCCGCACACCCTGGCCCATTCCGAGGAAGTGGCCGAGGTGTCCCGGGTCCTGGCTGTCGGCATGGGCCTTGGCGACAAGCTGGCCCAGGCCGTCCACGTGGCCGGCCACCTGCACGACATCGGCAAGATCGGCGTGCCGGACGCGGTCCTCGGCAAGCCCGGCCGGCTCGCCCCGGACGAATGGGAACGCATGAAGACCCACCCCGCCATTGGCGCCGAAATCCTGGCCCCGCTCTCCTGCCTGGCCGAGATCGGCGTGGTCGGCATGGTCGGGGCCCACCACGAACGCTTCGACGGCCAGGGCTATCCCCATGGCCTTCGCGGCCAGAGCATCCCCCTCGGGGCCCGGGTCATCGCCGTGGCCGACAGCCTGTCGGCCATGCTCCAGGCCCGGCCCTACCGGCCGGCCATGACCTTCGAGGACGCGGACCGCGAAATCCGGCGCTGCGCCGGCACCCAGTTCGATCCGGCCGTGGTCGAAGCCTTTGTGGCCGTGCGCGAGGGGCTCGCCCGCCTGACCCGGGCCTTTCGCCGGGCCGACGACGCGGCCTAG
- the cydB gene encoding cytochrome d ubiquinol oxidase subunit II: MDLGTIWFILWGVLWAIYFMLDGYDLGLGTLRPFFAKNDVETRIIYNTMGPFWDGNEVWLITAGGVTFAAFPKTYAVMFSSLYTPLMLLLFGLILRGVTLEFRAKNLSLRWNKFWDAMNFVGSFLPALLLGVAFANIFKGIPIDQDGILQGNLLTLLNPYGLAGGVLFVLLFAHHGALWLAFKSEGDIHARAMALAGKLWPIVAAVIVLFLAMSYGMTHLFTNYLVSPVLFGLLLIPVAGLVLTFLYRRQGRALAAWIGSAVLIFGTALFGVVGIFPALLPSSLNPAWSMTIENSASTPLTLSIMLGVALVFVPIVIIYQVWTIHLFRHPVTEKDLEYDEAY, from the coding sequence ATGGATCTCGGTACCATCTGGTTTATCCTCTGGGGAGTGCTCTGGGCGATCTATTTCATGCTCGACGGCTATGACCTCGGTCTTGGCACGCTACGGCCCTTTTTCGCCAAAAACGATGTGGAGACCCGCATCATCTACAACACAATGGGCCCCTTCTGGGACGGCAACGAGGTCTGGCTCATCACGGCCGGCGGCGTGACCTTCGCCGCCTTTCCCAAGACCTATGCCGTCATGTTCTCGAGCCTCTACACGCCGCTCATGCTGCTCCTGTTCGGCCTGATCCTGCGGGGCGTGACCCTGGAATTTCGGGCCAAGAACCTGAGCCTGCGCTGGAACAAGTTCTGGGACGCCATGAACTTCGTCGGCAGCTTCCTGCCGGCCCTCCTGCTCGGCGTGGCCTTTGCCAACATCTTCAAAGGCATTCCCATCGACCAGGACGGCATCCTGCAAGGCAACCTGCTGACCCTGCTCAATCCCTACGGCCTGGCCGGGGGCGTGCTCTTCGTGCTGCTCTTTGCCCACCACGGGGCCCTGTGGCTGGCCTTCAAGTCCGAGGGCGACATCCACGCCAGGGCCATGGCCCTGGCCGGCAAGCTTTGGCCCATCGTGGCCGCGGTCATCGTGCTCTTTCTGGCCATGTCCTACGGCATGACCCACCTCTTCACGAACTACCTCGTCAGTCCGGTCCTGTTCGGCCTGCTGCTGATCCCCGTGGCCGGACTGGTCCTGACCTTCCTCTACCGTCGCCAGGGGCGGGCCCTGGCCGCCTGGATCGGCTCGGCCGTGCTCATCTTCGGCACCGCCCTTTTCGGGGTGGTCGGCATCTTCCCGGCCCTGCTCCCGTCGAGCCTGAACCCGGCCTGGTCCATGACCATCGAAAACTCCGCCTCCACGCCGCTGACGCTTTCCATCATGCTCGGCGTGGCCCTGGTCTTCGTGCCCATCGTCATCATCTACCAGGTCTGGACCATCCACCTCTTCCGCCATCCCGTGACGGAGAAGGACCTGGAGTACGACGAAGCCTATTAG